The genomic interval CTGCACGGCGCCGCTGGCCATCGCCGTCCCGCACGGCGCGGGCGTCGTGGGAAGTCGCCGCATCGAAGCGGCGTCGCGCGACCTCGCGGGCAGCCGCATGCGCCGCAACACGGTCGACCTCATCTGCGCGCCGAATCCGTCGGTGTGCGGCAACGGCATCGTCGAGATCGCGGAGCAGTGTGACGACGGGAACAACGTGTCCTGCGACGGCTGCACGCCCACCTGCCGGCGCGAGGTCTGCGGCGACGGCATCGTCGAGTGCGGCGAGCAGTGTGACGAAGGCCCCTCGAACGGGACGCCGGAGAGCCAGTGCACGGCGACGTGCACCGAGAAGGTGCCGCCGCTTCGCATCGCCGGAGGCGGATCGCCGGCGCTCGACTGCCTGGTCGAGTACGCCCTCAACACGACGGCGCCGACCCTCGATCGCGCCGGCCGGCCGTCGAAGAAGCAGGACTGCGTCGACAACGATCCCGCCTGCGACCTCGATCCGACCGTCGGCAGCTGCCGGTTCAAGGGCTGGGTCTGCGTCGGCGGCGCCGATCCGCGCATCGCGTGCCCCGCCCAGACCGTCGCCTCGCTCGAGCTGATGAAGCCGAGCCTCCGCGACGTGGGCCCGCTGGCGGCGCTGCGCACGGCGGCGCAGCAGCGGCTTTCCGCGATCGCACTCCCCGCCGCCGGCGGCGAGGTCTGCACGCAACGCATCGACATCAGCATGCCCGCGGGTCGCCGCCCCCTGACTCTTTCGGTCAAAGGCCGCGACCTCCTCGGCAAATCCGATCGCGACACGCTGAAGGTCCGCTGCCTCGCGCCGCCGACGTAACGGCGCGCGTCGGGGCCGCGAGGTCGGGGGCGCGGTTTCGGCTTCGGCTCCGCCCGCGCGACAACACACGCCGCGCGTCACGGTCCCACATCTCGTCGCGCCGCTTCGGAGGCGCCTCCACCGCGCCCCCGACCTCGCGACGCGACGACGTGGTCGTTGGCGGTCCTAGCGCTTCAGCGGGGTGCCGTATTGGTCGAGGAACGCGACGTCTTCGAGGGGGCGGCGGCGGGTGGGGCCGAAGCGGTCTTGGGGGTGGCCGAGCGGGACCAGAGCGACGGGCTCGAGCGTGTCGGGCAGGGCGAGCAGTGCCCGGAGATCGCTCTCGAAGGCTCGATGCAGCGTCGTGAGCGTCGTGCCGAGGCCGAGGGCGCGTGCCGCGAGGAGGAGGTTCTGCACGGCCGGGAAGATCGACGCGTAGGCTGCGGCCGGCGATCTGAGGCCACCGGCGCCGTCGGCGATGGGGCCGAGGCGGGTATGATCGAGACAGCAGACGATCAGCACCGGTGCGACGCCGATCGTGCGCGAGAGCTCGGCGGCGCCGCGCATCATGCGGGCGTAGTGCGGTGTGTGCTTGAGGTCGCGGTCGGCGTCCGCCTGCGCGGTGAACCGCTCGGCGGCCTCCCACGCCTGGCGATAGTGCCGCCCGATCGCGGCGCGTAGCTCCGGCTTCCGGACCACGACGAAGGCCCATGGCTCGGCTCCGCGCGCCGACGGGGCGCGCGTGGCGGCGGCGAGGACGCGCTCGACGAGATCGTCGGAGACCGGGTCGGGTCGCAGGCGCCGGATGGCGCGCTGCGTGTCGACGACGTCGAAGAAGTCCACCGTGGCTCCCTACGGGCGTTCGAGGATCGTCGTGGCGCCCTGGCCCATGCCTCCGCAGATGGTCGCGAGGCCCCAGCGGCCGCCGCGGCGCCGGAGCTCGAGCGCGGTCGTACCGACGAGCCGCGCGCCCGACGCGCCGACGGGATGTCCGAGCGCGCACGCACCGCCATTGGGGTTCACCCGCTCCGCGTCGGCGACGTCGAAGGCGCGCATCAGGGCGAGCGGCGCGCAGGCGAACGCCTCGTTCACCTCGATGACGCTCATGTCGGCGATGCGGAGGCCAGAGCGATCGAGAGCGCGCTGCGTCGCGGGGATTGCGGAGTAGATGAGGTCGGTCGGCGCGCAGGCGCCGGTCGCGATCGTGTGGATGCGGGCGAGGGGGCGCAGCCCGCGCCGCGCGGCGGCTTCGGCCGACATGAGCAGGCAGACGGCGGCGCCGTCGGCCTGGCCGGACGAGGTGGCGGCGGTGATCTTGCCGTCGTCCTTGTAGACCGGCGCGAGCGCCGCGATCTTCTCGTAGCTGGTGTCGGCGCGCGGTCCCTGGTCGTCCCGGACGGTGATCCGCGTACCCGCCGGATCGAGACCGTCCACGGGGACGATCTCCTCGCGCAACCGCTCGCGCGCGGCGATCGCGCGCTGGTGGCTGCGTAGCGCCCAGCGATCCATGTCCTCGCGCGAGATGCCGAAGCGGTCGGCCAGCCGCTCGGCCCCCTGGCCGCCGTTCAGCTCGATCGGGTTCACCAGGTCGAAGAGCTTCGGGTTCGGGTTCATGGTGGCGAGCATGTGCCCGCCCTCCTTGATGACCGCGTCCATGTCCATGCCGTCGCGGATGGTCGGGATGCGGAAGTGGGTCATGCTGTCGAGCCCGCCGGCGATGTAGACGTCACCGAGACCGCACTGGATCTGCATGGTGGCGATGTGGACCGACATCATCGCTGTCGTGCAGGCGCGCTCCACGCTGAGCCCCACCACGTGCTCGGGAAACCCGGCGAGGTAGGGGATGGCCGTTCCAGGGTGTGCCTGCTCCCCGAGCATCTCGACCGCACCGAGCACGATCCCGTCGACGTCGCCGGCCGCGA from Candidatus Eisenbacteria bacterium carries:
- a CDS encoding nitroreductase family protein, which codes for MDFFDVVDTQRAIRRLRPDPVSDDLVERVLAAATRAPSARGAEPWAFVVVRKPELRAAIGRHYRQAWEAAERFTAQADADRDLKHTPHYARMMRGAAELSRTIGVAPVLIVCCLDHTRLGPIADGAGGLRSPAAAYASIFPAVQNLLLAARALGLGTTLTTLHRAFESDLRALLALPDTLEPVALVPLGHPQDRFGPTRRRPLEDVAFLDQYGTPLKR
- a CDS encoding thiolase family protein; protein product: MPALRDAVLVGYARTPFGRADPRRGVLRQVRSDDLAVVVLREILRRTGVAAGDVDGIVLGAVEMLGEQAHPGTAIPYLAGFPEHVVGLSVERACTTAMMSVHIATMQIQCGLGDVYIAGGLDSMTHFRIPTIRDGMDMDAVIKEGGHMLATMNPNPKLFDLVNPIELNGGQGAERLADRFGISREDMDRWALRSHQRAIAARERLREEIVPVDGLDPAGTRITVRDDQGPRADTSYEKIAALAPVYKDDGKITAATSSGQADGAAVCLLMSAEAAARRGLRPLARIHTIATGACAPTDLIYSAIPATQRALDRSGLRIADMSVIEVNEAFACAPLALMRAFDVADAERVNPNGGACALGHPVGASGARLVGTTALELRRRGGRWGLATICGGMGQGATTILERP